AAGGCGACTTTAGTTTCTCGGCCTGCTTTTCGAGAAGAATGGTGTCTTCAATGTGGGGGTTGTTTGGATTGCCAACCGTTGGATTTTTCGTTGTACGACTCATATAAAACATTCTAAACACAGAAATAAAAAATTGGGATTTGGAAGCTTTGTTGCGAAAAAACCATCAAGAAAGTGCCTTAAACACTATATTGGGGCATTTTTCGATAAAAAAAGGGGGGGTTAAGAGTAACTATATTTACCCACCCCCTTGACACCCCACCATAAAGGGCAAACAATCAGGGGGTAGGCTTTATTTGAAGTCCTATTTAGGCGTGTTGTAGAGCGAGACTGATTAAAAAGTATTCACCCTCATCACGGTTGTTTTAAGTTTATGTAATGGAGTTCGCATGGCGACCGGAATTGTTAAGTGGTTCAATGATGCAAAAGGTTTTGGCTTTATCAAACCTGATGATGGTGAAGAAGAGTTGTTTGCGCATTTCAGCGCAATCACAATGCCTGGGTTTAAAACACTCAAGGAAAACCAAAAGGTAACGTTTGACATTACCCAAGGTCCTAAGGGCAAGCAAGCTACTAATATCCAAGCAGCTTAATCTGCTTTAGATCATTACTAAAACCCAGGACTTGTTCCTGGGTTTTTTTTCGCCTGCATTTTCTTGCCTTACTATCCCTGCCTTAGAATTACCTTCACTCACCCACTCCTGAAACCACTATGAGTTTACACAACATCAAACAATTTATCTTTTCACTGACGGCGATTGCTGGAATGTTTTCAGCACCATCATTTGCCCAGCAGAATGTCGGCTTGCCAACAATTGAACTCAAGGCCGGTATCTATCGCATTCAGGCCGAGTTAGCTGATACACCTAAGGCTCGCGAGGTCGGACTCATGAATCGCACCAGCATGCCTACTAACTCCGGCATGCTCTTTATCTTTGAGCAAAAAGCAGGGCATTGCTTCTGGATGAATAACACAAAGATTCCTCTATCGATTGCTTTTATTGCTGATGACGGCAAGATTGTAAATATCGAAGAGATGCAGGCCGAGACTACTAACAACCACTGCCCTAAGGCAGCAGTACGTTATGCCCTAGAAATGAATAAACAATGGTTCTCCGAGAGAGTCATCGTGCCTGGCACGGTCATTCAAGGACTACCAAGAAAATAAGCGACTGATCCTAGCTATAAAACAAAAAACGCAGACCGAGATCTGCGTTTTCTTTTGAGTAAATGGGAGATACTCACCTTACTCGCAAACTCACTTATTCAAAGTGACAGACATAGTGCACTGGAGACTCAGCACGAATAATGAAATAACCGCCTTTTTCTACTTCCCAGCTTTGACCCGCCTTGAACTCCACCTCTGGGGCGCCATTAATACTGACAAAGGCATTGCCATCAACCACTTCCATGATTTCTTTGGTGCTCAGGTCAAAACGTAAAGTGCTTGGTAATACAACACCAACAGATTTACGAACGCCGTTTGGCAAAGTCACGGTATGGGATACGCACTTGCCATCGAAAAATACATTGGCTTTTTTACCTACAGAAACTTGATCAAATTGCATCTTTATTCTTTCTAATCTGAATTACTAGTTAGTTATTTATATAAATTATTTGGCACGCTTGCGTCTTGCAGTTTCAGCAATCCGCATACGCAAAGCATTGAGCTTAATGAATCCACCAGCATCTGCTTGGTTATAAGCACCGCCATCATCATCAAAGGTAGCGATAGTCTGATCAAACAAAGTATTTGCTGAGTCACGTGAGATCACAGAGACAGAGCCCTTGTAGAGCTTCAGGCGTACAACACCATTCACCATTTGTTGCGTGTGATCAATCAATGTCTGTAGAGCCAGACGCTCTGGAGCCCACCACAGACCGTTGTAGATCATGCTTGCGTAACGTGGCATCAGGTCATCTTTGAGGTGAGCTACTTCACGGTCCAAAGTAATACTCTCAATACCGCGGTGCGCTTTTAGCAAGATAGTGCCGCCAGGAGTTTCATAGCAACCACGGCTCTTCATGCCTACAAAGCGATTCTCAACTAAGTCAAGACGACCAATGCCATGCATACCACCGATACGATTGAGCTCAGCTAACAACTCATGTGGCTTGTAAGCCTTGCCATTAATCGCCACTGGATCACCAGTGCGGAATTCAATTTCAATAATTTCTGGGGCGTCTGGAGCCTTCTCAGGAGATACCGTCCAACGCCACATGGATTCTTCTGCTTCAGCATTTGGATTTTCGAGATGACGACCTTCATAGCTAATATGCAATAAATTAGCATCCATGGAATAAGGTGAGCCGCCCTGCTTATGCTTCATCTCTACTGGAATGCCATGCTTTTCTGCATAGGCCATCAATTTTTCACGAGAGAGCAAATCCCACTCTCGCCATGGTGCAATTACCTTGATTCCTGGCTCAAGTGCGTAGTAGCCCAACTCAAAACGAACTTGGTCATTACCTTTACCAGTAGCGCCATGGGATACAGAGTCAGCACCAGTCGCACGCGCAATTTCAATTTGACGCTTAGCAATCAACGGACGCGCGATGGATGTGCCTAAAAGGTACTCGCCCTCGTAAATCGTATTGGCGCGGAACATGGGGAACACAAAGTCACGCACAAACTCTTCACGCAAGTCGTCGATAAAGATATTTTCTGGCTTGATGCCAAACTGCAGTGCTTTGGCGCGTGCCGGCTCCAATTCTTCACCCTGACCTAAATCAGCTGTAAAAGTCACGATCTCACATTGATAAGTATCTTGAAGCCATTTGAGAATCACGCTGGTATCAAGACCACCGGAATATGCTAGAACTACTTTTTTAATATCAGACATGATTTCTATTCAATCAAAAAATTAACTAATAAATAACAAAAATAAATTACTTAAATACTTATTCCAAACGGCCGCAGAGTAAATACTCCATCAAGGCCTTTTGAACATGTAAACGATTTTCAGCCTCTTCCCAAACGATGCTTTGGGGACCATCAATCACTTCTGCAGAAACCTCTTCACCACGATGCGCCGGCAAGCAATGCATAAACAAAGCCTCTGGTTTTGCTAATGCCATAAGCTCTTCATCGACCATCCAGTCTTTAAAAGCCGCCATACGAGAAGTATTTTCATCCTCATAGCCCATGCTAGTCCATACATCGGTAGTAACCAAGTCGGCACCCTTACAGGCGTCTTTTGGATCAGCGCAAATGGTCAGATGCTTTAAAGCTTTCGGAGTCAATCTGGAGTCATCTAACTGATAGCCACTCGGGGCAGAGAAGCGAATTTCAAAGTCCAAACACTCCGCCGCCTGAATCCAGGTATAGGCCATGTTGTTGGCATCCCCTACCCAAGCAACTGTTTTACCCTGAATCGGACCGCGTGCCTCTACAAAAGTAAAGATATCGGCCAATACCTGGCAAGGATGGTACTCATTGGTAAGACCATTGATCACGGGCACTCGAGAGTTTGCTGCGAAGCGCTCAATAATCTCTTGGCCAAAAGTACGAATCATGATGATGTCCGTCATCCTGGAAATCACCTGCGCAGCGTCCTCTACAGGCTCGCCACGACCTAACTGAGTGTCACGGGTGTTCAGGTATACAGCATGACCACCAAGCTGGTGGATGCCCGCCTCAAACGAAAGGCGGGTGCGGGTCGAATGCTTCTCAAAGATCATCGCTAGAGTGCGATCGTGCAAGGGATGCCAAGTCTCGTAACTTTTGAACTTCGTCTTAAGCCAAGCAGAGCGCTTAAGGAGATAGTCGTACTCTTCGCGCGTCAGATCAGCAAACTGCAAGTAATGCTTAACCTGGCCGGGCACTTGGGGCTTTGCCAAAGATGTCATTGATGAGCTTTCTACAAAAGGTTTAGCTTGCATTTTTGTTTGGGGCATCGAACTGCACGAAAATAGTTCCTAAAGTCATCTTAGGGCCTTCGCAGACTGTTAAGCTAAGGTCTAAGTAATACCGATTCCTTACTACGATTTCTACGCCAACTTGAACCACAAAAAGCTTTTCATTCAAGGCATTACAAATGCTGGCAAACCTTTTCGCCCTAGTGACTGGGCCGAACGTCTTTGCGGAGTGATGGCCACATTCCGCCCGCCAGGCGATTCCGGCGACCCCCGCCTCACTTACTCACCCTATGTCAGACCAGTGCTTATTGCACAAGTGAAATGCGTTGTTGTTGATACCAGACTCAGAGATCTTGATCCAAGAGCGCTCGACTTTGTCATGAACTTCGCCAAAGACAATTGCCTGCCAATCGAAGAAGCCTGCGAATTCGAACCGAAGTCGCATTCTCAGTCCTAAAAACAAAAACCCGCTCTGATAAGGAGCGGGCTTAGACTCAGATTACTCTAAAGTCTGCCTAAATCTATAAAAGTCTTACGCTGCCATCGCCTTAATAGCTGCAGACAAACGTGACTTCTGACGTGATGCAGTATTTTTGTGAGCAATCTTTTTGTCAGCAATCTTGTCGATTGTGGACTGAGTTGCTGCGAATACTTTAGCAGCAGCATCCTTGTCGCCAGTTTCAATTGCTTTACGAACTGCCTTGATGGAAGTGCGGAGCTTTGAACGCAAGCTAGAGTTGTGCTCATTCTGTTTTACTGCCTGCCGTGCGCGTTTACGCGCTTGTGCGGTATTGGCCATCTTTAAACCTTGCTATATAAAAATTACAAAATACGGTTAACTAAAATTCTGTGTGGGTTCGCCAAATTTGTAAGCTGACTCACCAAAACCCAAGATTTTACATTAAAGGACTAAAAAAGCCCAGCCGCATGATAAATAGGGGAAAATTAGCCCATGAATTTGCTTTCAGCCGCCGCCAAGGTCAGCTCCCTCACCATGCTCTCCAGGATTACCGGACTTCTCCGGGAAACCCTGATTGCCCGTAGTTTTGGGGCTTCTGAGTGGACAGACGCCTTTAATGTGGCCTTCAGACTACCCAATTTGCTCCGCAGACTCTTTGCCGAGGGCGCCTTTTCTCAGGCATTTGTACCCATTTTGGGAGAAATCTCGAGCCAGGGAGATGTAAAACAGTCCCAAATCCTCGTCAATGCGGTCGCTACGCTCTTATTTTGGGCCTTGCTGCTGACAGTACTCCTCGGGGTTATCGGCGCGCCCCTGTTGATTCTGGCGATTGCTACAGGCTTTGAGGGTGGCCCAGCCTACGACGCGAGTGTCGTGATGACCAGAATCATGTTCCCTTACATTGGCCTTATTTCGATGGTTTCCCTCTCTGCAGGGATCCTCAATACCTTTGGTCGCTTTGCTATTCCGGCATTTACCCCGGTT
This genomic stretch from Polynucleobacter corsicus harbors:
- a CDS encoding argininosuccinate synthase encodes the protein MSDIKKVVLAYSGGLDTSVILKWLQDTYQCEIVTFTADLGQGEELEPARAKALQFGIKPENIFIDDLREEFVRDFVFPMFRANTIYEGEYLLGTSIARPLIAKRQIEIARATGADSVSHGATGKGNDQVRFELGYYALEPGIKVIAPWREWDLLSREKLMAYAEKHGIPVEMKHKQGGSPYSMDANLLHISYEGRHLENPNAEAEESMWRWTVSPEKAPDAPEIIEIEFRTGDPVAINGKAYKPHELLAELNRIGGMHGIGRLDLVENRFVGMKSRGCYETPGGTILLKAHRGIESITLDREVAHLKDDLMPRYASMIYNGLWWAPERLALQTLIDHTQQMVNGVVRLKLYKGSVSVISRDSANTLFDQTIATFDDDGGAYNQADAGGFIKLNALRMRIAETARRKRAK
- a CDS encoding pyrimidine/purine nucleoside phosphorylase; its protein translation is MQFDQVSVGKKANVFFDGKCVSHTVTLPNGVRKSVGVVLPSTLRFDLSTKEIMEVVDGNAFVSINGAPEVEFKAGQSWEVEKGGYFIIRAESPVHYVCHFE
- a CDS encoding DUF3579 domain-containing protein encodes the protein MNHKKLFIQGITNAGKPFRPSDWAERLCGVMATFRPPGDSGDPRLTYSPYVRPVLIAQVKCVVVDTRLRDLDPRALDFVMNFAKDNCLPIEEACEFEPKSHSQS
- the argF gene encoding ornithine carbamoyltransferase translates to MTSLAKPQVPGQVKHYLQFADLTREEYDYLLKRSAWLKTKFKSYETWHPLHDRTLAMIFEKHSTRTRLSFEAGIHQLGGHAVYLNTRDTQLGRGEPVEDAAQVISRMTDIIMIRTFGQEIIERFAANSRVPVINGLTNEYHPCQVLADIFTFVEARGPIQGKTVAWVGDANNMAYTWIQAAECLDFEIRFSAPSGYQLDDSRLTPKALKHLTICADPKDACKGADLVTTDVWTSMGYEDENTSRMAAFKDWMVDEELMALAKPEALFMHCLPAHRGEEVSAEVIDGPQSIVWEEAENRLHVQKALMEYLLCGRLE
- a CDS encoding cold-shock protein — encoded protein: MATGIVKWFNDAKGFGFIKPDDGEEELFAHFSAITMPGFKTLKENQKVTFDITQGPKGKQATNIQAA
- a CDS encoding DUF192 domain-containing protein, giving the protein MFSAPSFAQQNVGLPTIELKAGIYRIQAELADTPKAREVGLMNRTSMPTNSGMLFIFEQKAGHCFWMNNTKIPLSIAFIADDGKIVNIEEMQAETTNNHCPKAAVRYALEMNKQWFSERVIVPGTVIQGLPRK
- the rpsT gene encoding 30S ribosomal protein S20, which translates into the protein MANTAQARKRARQAVKQNEHNSSLRSKLRTSIKAVRKAIETGDKDAAAKVFAATQSTIDKIADKKIAHKNTASRQKSRLSAAIKAMAA